In a single window of the Photobacterium profundum SS9 genome:
- a CDS encoding DUF3010 family protein: MKICAVELRSNEAIVCLLSLKDGLFDLPQCRTQKFIMQDSLDNEQMRDFQFAFKKLLDDYKVERVVIRTRETRGKFAGSSVGFKLESAIQLIEGLEVDFMTNADIKQKLKRNPMGIDFRATGLRQFQEAAFTTGYAYLGKY, encoded by the coding sequence ATGAAAATTTGTGCTGTTGAGTTACGAAGCAACGAGGCAATTGTTTGCCTTCTTTCTCTAAAAGATGGTCTGTTTGATCTTCCTCAGTGTCGTACTCAGAAGTTCATCATGCAGGACTCTCTTGATAACGAACAAATGAGAGATTTCCAATTCGCATTTAAAAAGCTATTGGATGATTACAAAGTTGAGCGTGTTGTTATTCGTACTCGTGAAACACGCGGTAAGTTTGCAGGTAGTTCTGTTGGCTTTAAACTAGAATCTGCTATTCAGTTAATTGAAGGCCTTGAAGTAGACTTCATGACAAATGCTGATATTAAGCAGAAGCTTAAGCGTAATCCAATGGGAATTGATTTCCGTGCAACGGGTCTACGTCAGTTCCAAGAAGCTGCATTCACAACAGGTTACGCTTACCTAGGTAAGTACTAA
- a CDS encoding putative bifunctional diguanylate cyclase/phosphodiesterase has translation MNYIAPFFTLFSTLILLLSISPTLSICGKNNHKGWRTIAIFLIFFIFGSVTYTILLLLLPFSLLELFITPIFAIGSLFILLAMHLSLKSINQYQITAMNERFNAQHDALTGLKNRQFMWQNLKLKTQNKQHFALMLIDLDNFKQVNDAFGHFAGDALLKAMATRIQAIFKKKNTINNSVELIRLGGDEFAIILDYTQKSEVTNCIQLLQSILKKPFFIRGTMVHIQMSIGIACYPEHSCSITELIKSADAAMYKAKKQASGFCFYSMDYERSSIQHIQLNDKIRNALAKNEFSLHYQPIFENDGRTVYSLEALIRWQQQDGSYISPALFIPVAEKAGLISSITQWVIHAAFTQLEIWQDSGHYRHIQINLSACDLQNDGIVDYLKEQLDTFNINPNQVILEITESAMIADITLAKNALRKLYALGITLSVDDFGSGYTSLTMLSDMPIKQIKIDAQYVIEMSRKNNNFAIISSIAFLANSIGAKVVIEGIENQKVLTKVSTLETALLQGHFLSQPMKAEQLEQMFSSTIKIMSLQP, from the coding sequence ATGAATTATATCGCCCCCTTTTTTACATTGTTCAGTACACTAATTCTACTACTTTCCATTAGCCCAACATTGTCGATTTGTGGTAAAAATAACCATAAAGGCTGGCGTACTATCGCCATATTTTTAATCTTTTTCATTTTTGGTTCAGTTACTTACACAATTCTACTTTTATTGCTTCCTTTCAGTCTATTAGAACTTTTTATTACTCCAATTTTTGCAATTGGTAGTTTGTTTATCTTACTAGCCATGCACCTTAGCCTGAAGAGTATCAATCAATATCAAATCACGGCAATGAATGAACGCTTTAACGCTCAACATGACGCACTAACAGGGCTTAAAAATCGTCAGTTCATGTGGCAAAACTTAAAGCTTAAAACCCAGAACAAACAACATTTTGCCTTAATGCTTATCGATCTCGATAACTTTAAACAAGTTAATGATGCATTTGGTCACTTCGCGGGTGATGCTTTATTGAAAGCCATGGCTACACGCATTCAAGCAATATTTAAGAAAAAAAACACAATAAATAATAGTGTTGAGCTCATTCGATTAGGGGGTGATGAATTCGCCATCATTCTAGATTACACACAGAAAAGTGAAGTTACCAATTGTATTCAGCTACTACAAAGCATCTTAAAAAAACCTTTTTTCATTCGTGGAACGATGGTTCATATTCAAATGAGTATTGGTATTGCCTGTTACCCTGAGCATTCTTGCAGTATCACTGAATTGATAAAGTCGGCAGATGCGGCAATGTATAAAGCCAAAAAACAAGCATCTGGCTTCTGCTTTTACTCAATGGATTATGAGCGAAGTTCTATACAACACATTCAGCTTAACGATAAAATTCGTAACGCACTCGCTAAGAATGAATTTTCATTGCATTACCAACCTATTTTTGAAAATGATGGTCGAACAGTTTATAGCTTAGAAGCATTAATTCGCTGGCAGCAGCAAGATGGTAGTTATATCTCTCCTGCTTTATTTATTCCTGTCGCAGAAAAAGCGGGGCTAATCTCATCGATCACACAATGGGTGATCCACGCAGCTTTTACCCAACTTGAAATATGGCAAGACTCAGGACATTACCGACACATTCAGATTAATTTATCTGCGTGCGATTTACAAAATGATGGCATTGTTGATTACTTAAAAGAACAATTAGACACTTTTAATATAAACCCAAATCAAGTCATATTAGAAATAACAGAAAGTGCCATGATTGCTGATATTACCTTGGCAAAAAATGCACTCAGAAAGCTTTACGCACTTGGAATTACACTAAGTGTTGATGATTTTGGTTCAGGTTATACATCATTGACCATGTTAAGTGATATGCCAATAAAACAGATAAAAATTGATGCTCAATACGTAATTGAGATGAGTCGTAAGAATAATAATTTTGCCATCATTTCATCCATTGCTTTTCTGGCGAACAGTATCGGTGCAAAAGTCGTTATTGAAGGCATTGAAAACCAAAAAGTGCTGACTAAAGTATCAACATTAGAAACTGCATTGTTACAAGGTCACTTTCTTAGCCAACCAATGAAAGCAGAACAACTTGAACAGATGTTTTCATCAACAATTAAAATAATGAGCTTACAACCTTAG
- a CDS encoding IS110-like element ISPpr8 family transposase, giving the protein MNSLTIGLDTAKSVFHAVEKNSRGRVLSKAKLTRAKLFTYFANKPPCTVALEACGASHYWCRVISAYGHKAVMIAPQYVASHRKGNKNDFNDANAIADVAQRDDIRTVPYKSIEQQDIQLLHRVRERLVRQRTALGNQTRGLLSEYGIVLRQGVAHLRKELPFILEESNNELTELARRQFFLLHEELLVLDEKVKQADNEIQRVALSHPISQRLMTMSGVGPIISTILLVALGKGEHFRNGRHFSAWCGLVPKQHSTGDKARLLGISKRGNTYIRTQLINGARSALRNASNKNDQVSRWAASLAERIGFNKACVALANKMARFAWAMVHNGQDYQLKP; this is encoded by the coding sequence ATGAATAGTTTAACGATTGGTTTAGATACTGCAAAGTCTGTCTTTCATGCCGTTGAAAAAAACAGTAGAGGGCGTGTACTGAGCAAAGCCAAACTAACACGAGCTAAGTTATTTACTTATTTTGCGAATAAACCACCCTGTACAGTTGCTTTAGAAGCTTGCGGAGCCAGCCATTATTGGTGTCGAGTAATCTCAGCCTATGGTCATAAGGCTGTCATGATTGCTCCCCAGTATGTTGCAAGTCATCGTAAAGGCAATAAAAATGATTTTAACGACGCGAATGCTATTGCGGATGTTGCCCAACGGGATGATATAAGGACAGTTCCGTACAAAAGTATTGAACAGCAAGATATTCAATTACTGCATAGAGTAAGGGAACGGCTTGTAAGGCAGAGAACAGCTTTAGGTAATCAGACTCGAGGATTATTATCAGAATATGGCATTGTTCTTCGCCAAGGGGTAGCCCATCTTCGCAAAGAATTACCGTTTATTCTGGAAGAGAGTAATAATGAGCTTACTGAGTTAGCCCGCCGCCAGTTCTTTTTATTACATGAAGAGCTCCTTGTTTTAGATGAGAAGGTAAAGCAAGCCGATAATGAAATACAGCGAGTTGCACTTTCACACCCTATATCACAGCGGTTAATGACAATGTCAGGTGTTGGACCGATTATCTCTACAATACTTTTGGTTGCGCTAGGTAAAGGTGAGCACTTCCGAAATGGTCGCCACTTTTCCGCTTGGTGTGGTTTAGTTCCTAAGCAACATTCTACCGGAGATAAGGCGCGTTTATTAGGGATAAGTAAGCGAGGTAATACTTACATTCGAACTCAATTGATCAATGGCGCTAGAAGTGCATTGAGAAATGCGAGTAATAAAAATGATCAAGTTAGCCGTTGGGCAGCGAGCCTGGCAGAGCGAATAGGTTTTAACAAAGCCTGTGTTGCTTTGGCGAATAAAATGGCAAGATTCGCTTGGGCGATGGTACATAATGGACAAGATTATCAGCTAAAACCTTAA
- a CDS encoding IS66 family transposase, with amino-acid sequence MKINLPDIPESEQTPLVKGLIGIIEQLSDTVERQQEEITLLKDEINVLKGQKKRPKFKPSKLDTNTDEKSDQGSTDNKRSGSTKRSKNQTLTIHQDNIVQPEQPLPIGARFKGYRDFVVQELEIQSCNVRYRLACYLLPDGSTVTATLPNGLAGQHFGTRLRSYILYQYHQCQVTQPLLLEQLREWGIDISSGQLNRLLTENHDDLHEEKAELLAAGLQSTGYITTDDTGARHQGKNGFVTHIGNEWFAWFQSSDRKNRINFLSLLRAGNKGYQVNTCALNYMATNKLPAPQLALLANTPVTNFGCEEEWSAHLVQLGIVVKRHIQIATEGALLGCASENEALGKLAVISDGAGQFKVLQHGLCWVHAERLVHKLIPLNEGHREDIAQVRDEIWSFYKELKEYKKQPCDTKKSALSKEFDRLFTQKTRYELLNQQLKRLNKLKSSLLLVLERPEIPIHTNGSENDLREQVKRRKVSGGTRSDLGRQCRDTFSSLKKTCRKLGVSFWKYLNDRISQSNVIPSLGSLVLQKAHPASAY; translated from the coding sequence ATGAAAATTAATCTCCCAGACATTCCAGAGTCAGAGCAAACCCCTTTGGTAAAAGGCTTAATTGGGATCATTGAGCAGCTTTCCGATACGGTTGAGCGCCAACAAGAAGAAATCACCCTCCTTAAAGACGAGATCAACGTACTAAAAGGGCAGAAAAAACGGCCCAAGTTCAAGCCGAGTAAACTCGACACAAATACCGATGAAAAGTCAGACCAAGGCTCGACTGATAACAAACGGTCCGGCTCTACCAAGCGTAGCAAAAATCAAACGCTGACCATTCATCAGGATAACATTGTCCAGCCAGAACAACCTTTACCTATCGGGGCACGATTCAAGGGCTACCGAGATTTTGTCGTCCAAGAGCTAGAGATACAGTCGTGCAATGTACGTTATCGCTTAGCTTGCTATCTATTACCTGATGGTTCGACGGTTACCGCTACCTTGCCTAATGGACTAGCAGGCCAACACTTTGGCACTCGACTAAGAAGCTACATCCTCTATCAGTATCATCAATGTCAGGTCACTCAGCCTCTGTTGTTGGAACAACTTAGAGAATGGGGTATCGATATTTCCAGTGGCCAATTAAATCGCTTATTGACCGAAAATCATGATGATTTGCATGAAGAAAAAGCCGAACTTCTGGCTGCAGGCCTGCAAAGCACTGGCTATATCACAACAGATGACACCGGAGCTAGGCATCAGGGCAAGAACGGTTTTGTCACCCACATAGGCAATGAGTGGTTTGCTTGGTTTCAAAGTTCAGACCGAAAAAATCGGATCAACTTCCTGTCACTCCTTCGGGCTGGAAACAAGGGTTATCAGGTGAACACCTGCGCACTAAACTATATGGCGACAAATAAACTCCCTGCTCCCCAGTTAGCATTGTTAGCAAACACACCAGTGACCAACTTTGGATGTGAGGAGGAATGGTCTGCTCATCTAGTTCAGCTGGGTATTGTCGTAAAAAGGCATATTCAAATAGCGACTGAAGGTGCCCTATTGGGTTGCGCGTCAGAGAATGAAGCTTTGGGTAAACTCGCTGTGATCAGTGATGGTGCTGGACAGTTTAAGGTTCTACAACATGGTTTGTGCTGGGTACATGCGGAGCGGTTGGTCCACAAGCTTATTCCGTTGAATGAGGGACATCGAGAAGACATCGCACAAGTACGTGATGAGATTTGGTCGTTCTACAAGGAGCTGAAAGAATACAAAAAACAGCCTTGCGACACGAAGAAATCAGCCCTGTCGAAGGAGTTCGATCGGCTATTTACTCAGAAAACCCGCTATGAGCTCCTTAATCAGCAACTAAAGCGGTTAAACAAATTAAAATCAAGCTTATTGCTGGTATTGGAACGACCAGAAATTCCAATCCATACAAATGGAAGCGAAAATGATCTAAGGGAGCAGGTCAAGCGGCGCAAAGTCAGTGGAGGTACTCGTAGTGATCTTGGCCGACAATGCCGAGATACCTTTTCCAGCCTGAAAAAAACGTGCCGAAAATTAGGGGTTTCCTTCTGGAAATATCTCAACGACCGAATTTCTCAAAGTAATGTAATCCCATCTTTAGGCTCTCTGGTGCTCCAGAAAGCCCACCCTGCCTCGGCTTATTGA
- a CDS encoding VWA domain-containing protein, whose product MFNDYFDITGLVSRYQPMIKDNPDLDFAIKQQLSDCTQGLKLELIKSNPYTEIELALLNAELEFDEKAATSVRFKNDIISYQRFISQAQLPSDKKYWLKELTVLDDKVNKLNQQKRKITAIKTKHNHLLTHWRKQYDKAHSKWQLEAIRQFQEKFLSELNDWLEQIKILSEVVESLGLEPGYLLDFSEGKLTLSDVEKLKKWAEYLPNDEGVKSLCEMLGKLRQVTLSDKIETIKKTINMPEMVFDGDSKQEIVGLKLGKDLEHVLPSELALMSDPETSILFDLKYLESSLMCFDMAGISIDHAEQVVEQSIQKEDKKGPMVICIDTSGSMHGSPETIAKALSLYLTTQAKKEQRDCYLINISTSIEILDLSQGYSLSSLLTFLQKSFHGGTDVAPAMRHGINIMKNDAYENADMLIISDFVMSSLPNDCLELVEQQRIKGNRFYSLCIGNAFMTNRLKTHFDSEWVYNPSNSSITELIKFQNDVIDSAIII is encoded by the coding sequence ATGTTTAATGATTATTTTGATATAACTGGATTGGTCAGCCGTTATCAGCCCATGATTAAAGATAATCCAGATTTAGACTTCGCTATTAAGCAACAACTAAGTGACTGTACACAAGGTTTAAAACTGGAGTTAATCAAATCAAATCCTTACACAGAGATCGAGCTTGCTTTATTAAACGCAGAGCTGGAATTTGATGAAAAAGCGGCCACTTCTGTCAGATTTAAAAATGATATCATTAGTTATCAGCGCTTTATATCACAAGCACAACTTCCTTCAGATAAAAAATATTGGCTTAAGGAGTTAACGGTTCTGGATGATAAAGTTAATAAGCTTAATCAACAGAAAAGGAAGATCACAGCAATAAAAACTAAGCATAATCATTTATTGACACATTGGCGAAAGCAATACGATAAAGCACACTCCAAATGGCAACTTGAAGCTATCCGCCAATTTCAAGAAAAATTTTTAAGTGAGTTAAATGATTGGCTTGAGCAAATAAAGATACTGAGTGAGGTAGTAGAATCTTTAGGTTTAGAGCCCGGATACTTGTTAGATTTTTCTGAAGGTAAATTGACACTTTCAGATGTGGAGAAACTGAAGAAATGGGCAGAATATCTGCCTAATGATGAAGGGGTTAAATCGCTCTGTGAAATGTTGGGGAAATTGAGACAAGTTACATTGTCAGATAAAATTGAAACGATCAAGAAAACCATAAACATGCCAGAAATGGTCTTTGATGGTGATAGTAAACAAGAGATTGTTGGTCTTAAACTTGGTAAAGACCTAGAGCATGTGTTGCCTTCAGAGCTCGCATTAATGTCTGATCCCGAAACCAGCATTTTATTTGATTTGAAATATTTAGAGTCAAGTTTAATGTGTTTTGATATGGCAGGTATCAGTATTGATCACGCAGAACAAGTGGTTGAGCAGAGCATACAGAAGGAAGATAAAAAAGGTCCAATGGTCATATGTATTGATACCAGTGGCTCTATGCATGGTTCACCGGAAACAATAGCCAAAGCCCTAAGTCTATATCTGACAACACAAGCTAAAAAAGAACAACGGGACTGCTACTTAATCAATATTTCAACCTCTATTGAAATATTAGATTTAAGTCAAGGGTATTCTTTATCATCTTTATTAACCTTTTTACAGAAGTCATTTCATGGTGGAACAGATGTTGCGCCCGCTATGCGTCACGGCATTAACATCATGAAAAATGACGCTTATGAGAATGCTGATATGTTGATCATTTCAGATTTTGTTATGTCATCATTACCTAATGACTGCTTAGAATTAGTTGAGCAACAAAGAATCAAAGGTAATCGCTTTTATTCTTTGTGTATTGGCAATGCCTTTATGACGAATAGATTAAAGACACATTTTGATAGTGAATGGGTTTACAATCCGAGTAATAGCAGTATTACAGAGTTAATAAAGTTTCAAAACGACGTTATTGATAGTGCTATCATTATTTAG
- a CDS encoding methyltransferase family protein, protein MSLKLPPPLLLLLSFGGMYLLAMYWPLWVFVFPGQSFVVLIFCFLGAILGLAGIVSFAKARTSIDPRKPQKASRLITSGIYRYSRNPMYLGLVLFQLAAIFYLGAISCFLMLGIFFFFMNNFQIEPEEEVLTAIFGDDYKKYCSEVRRWC, encoded by the coding sequence ATGAGTCTTAAGCTACCACCACCGCTATTGCTGTTGCTATCTTTTGGCGGTATGTATTTGCTGGCGATGTATTGGCCACTTTGGGTATTCGTTTTTCCTGGGCAATCTTTTGTCGTTCTTATTTTTTGTTTTCTAGGCGCTATTCTTGGGCTAGCTGGCATCGTGTCGTTTGCGAAAGCCAGAACATCGATTGATCCAAGGAAGCCACAAAAGGCATCTCGTCTTATTACCTCTGGAATATACCGTTATTCTCGTAACCCTATGTACTTAGGATTAGTGCTATTTCAATTAGCCGCTATCTTTTACTTAGGTGCAATATCGTGTTTTTTGATGCTTGGGATCTTTTTCTTTTTCATGAATAACTTTCAAATAGAGCCTGAAGAAGAAGTGCTTACCGCTATATTTGGAGATGATTACAAAAAGTATTGCAGTGAAGTTCGCCGCTGGTGCTAG
- a CDS encoding TIR domain-containing protein — MKRIFISHNHRDSKTINLIKSIYCNPNHNLNFANKSLAAPIFNDHQHINRRPPTDSASKPVKQEISRLLNESDKLLVLIGPDTHSSLWVQWEINAFTSKHSSSNILMMRIPDNQTAGAPANARHLSIHNWDLKLLTQWVK; from the coding sequence ATGAAACGTATTTTTATAAGCCATAATCACCGAGATTCAAAAACCATTAATCTGATTAAATCGATTTACTGCAACCCAAATCACAATTTAAACTTTGCCAATAAATCATTAGCCGCACCCATTTTCAACGATCATCAGCATATCAATCGTCGTCCACCAACTGATTCTGCATCGAAACCTGTAAAGCAAGAAATCAGCAGATTGCTAAATGAAAGTGATAAGTTACTTGTTTTAATTGGACCAGATACACACAGCAGTTTATGGGTGCAATGGGAGATCAACGCATTCACAAGTAAGCACAGTAGTAGCAATATCCTTATGATGCGTATACCAGATAACCAAACCGCAGGTGCACCAGCAAATGCTCGTCATTTGAGTATTCATAACTGGGATCTTAAGCTTTTGACTCAATGGGTAAAATAA
- a CDS encoding NAD-dependent succinate-semialdehyde dehydrogenase — translation MNLNDPSLFKQKCYIAGQWVTAENGKVEPVTNPSTGEIIGYVPVMGQEETLHAIEVAQQAFLSWKKVSAKERSNTLRKWYELILENVDDLATIMTTEQGKPFAEAKGEVVYAANFIEWFAEEAKRTYGEVIPSHKTDARIVVSKEPIGVVGAITPWNFPAAMITRKCGPAFAAGCAVVLKPAPDTPFSAFALAELAERAGLPSGLFNVITGDAVAIGGELTKNKVVKKISFTGSTAVGKLLMAQSAPTVKKLSLELGGNAPFIVFEDADLDAAIDGVMVAKFRNAGQTCVCANRLYVHETVYDVFVEKLVQRVSTLIMADGFTDGATIGPLINRASAEKVQSHVTDALDKGATLAFGEKADPATNFFPPHVITHVTDEMRVATEETFGPLAAVFSFATEDEVIARANDTDSGLASYVYTRSLQRAWRMGESLEFGMVGINEGLISTEVAPFGGVKESGLGREGARQGICDYMETKYMLMGGL, via the coding sequence GTGAATCTGAATGATCCCAGTTTGTTTAAACAAAAGTGTTATATCGCAGGTCAATGGGTAACCGCTGAAAACGGCAAAGTAGAGCCTGTTACAAATCCATCGACGGGTGAAATTATCGGCTATGTACCTGTAATGGGGCAGGAAGAAACCCTGCACGCTATTGAGGTTGCACAGCAAGCATTTTTAAGCTGGAAAAAAGTGTCAGCTAAAGAGCGTTCAAATACGTTACGTAAATGGTATGAACTTATTTTAGAAAATGTCGATGATCTCGCGACCATCATGACAACTGAACAAGGTAAACCTTTTGCTGAAGCCAAGGGTGAAGTGGTTTACGCCGCTAATTTTATTGAATGGTTTGCCGAAGAAGCGAAGCGTACATACGGTGAAGTAATACCAAGCCATAAAACCGATGCTCGAATTGTTGTATCAAAAGAACCTATTGGTGTTGTCGGGGCTATTACACCGTGGAATTTTCCAGCCGCAATGATCACTCGTAAATGTGGCCCTGCATTTGCTGCAGGTTGTGCCGTTGTATTAAAACCAGCCCCAGATACACCGTTTAGTGCTTTTGCATTGGCTGAACTTGCCGAACGTGCGGGATTACCGTCAGGTTTATTCAACGTTATCACGGGTGATGCTGTTGCTATTGGTGGCGAGCTGACGAAGAATAAAGTGGTAAAGAAAATCTCTTTTACGGGTTCAACGGCGGTTGGTAAGTTGCTAATGGCACAGTCGGCTCCAACAGTGAAAAAATTGTCGTTAGAGCTAGGTGGTAATGCACCATTTATTGTTTTTGAAGATGCAGATCTGGATGCAGCTATTGATGGCGTTATGGTTGCTAAATTCCGTAATGCAGGCCAGACATGTGTGTGTGCAAACCGTTTGTATGTACATGAAACAGTGTATGACGTCTTTGTTGAAAAGCTGGTTCAGCGAGTATCAACACTAATAATGGCTGACGGTTTTACCGATGGCGCGACAATCGGCCCATTAATTAATCGGGCATCTGCTGAAAAAGTACAAAGCCACGTAACAGACGCCTTAGACAAAGGGGCAACCTTAGCATTCGGTGAAAAGGCTGATCCAGCAACGAACTTCTTTCCTCCGCATGTTATTACACATGTCACCGATGAAATGCGTGTTGCTACTGAAGAAACGTTCGGCCCTTTGGCTGCAGTATTCAGTTTTGCGACAGAAGATGAAGTTATTGCCCGTGCAAATGATACAGATTCAGGTTTAGCATCATATGTTTATACGCGATCATTACAGCGTGCATGGCGCATGGGTGAAAGTCTCGAATTCGGTATGGTAGGCATAAATGAAGGATTAATTTCGACAGAAGTTGCGCCTTTTGGTGGTGTAAAAGAATCTGGCCTTGGTCGTGAGGGTGCTCGACAGGGGATTTGTGATTACATGGAAACCAAGTACATGCTAATGGGTGGTCTGTAA
- a CDS encoding DUF3820 family protein, with product MFQKEHLIKLANMKMPFGKYSGRVLIDLPEEYLLWFQKQGFPEGELGTLMALALEFKIEGLESVIRPLRRD from the coding sequence ATGTTTCAAAAAGAACACCTAATCAAACTAGCCAATATGAAAATGCCATTTGGAAAGTACAGTGGGCGAGTATTGATCGACCTGCCTGAGGAATATTTACTGTGGTTTCAAAAGCAAGGTTTCCCAGAAGGGGAGCTAGGCACGTTAATGGCATTGGCGTTAGAGTTTAAAATTGAAGGGTTGGAAAGTGTCATCAGACCGTTGAGGCGAGACTAG
- a CDS encoding M48 family metallopeptidase, whose protein sequence is MQELKYLQGYSSDLTSQVQKLIDSQKLEALLLKKYPDNHNIKTEKALYDYVVEIKNQYLKKSAPISKVAYDNKINVIHHALGLHTFISRVQGGKLKSKHEIRVASVFKDAPLAFLRMIVVHELAHLREKEHNKSFYQLCCHMEPNYHQLEFDMRLYLTQIDISRSSKY, encoded by the coding sequence ATGCAAGAATTGAAATACCTCCAAGGTTACTCTTCTGATTTGACTAGCCAAGTACAAAAACTGATTGATAGTCAAAAACTTGAAGCATTATTACTAAAGAAATATCCCGATAATCACAACATTAAAACAGAGAAAGCCCTGTATGATTATGTTGTTGAAATTAAAAACCAATACTTAAAAAAATCAGCCCCCATTAGCAAAGTTGCATACGATAATAAAATCAATGTTATTCACCATGCTTTAGGCCTTCATACATTTATCTCTCGAGTACAAGGTGGAAAACTAAAATCCAAACACGAAATCCGTGTTGCTTCAGTATTCAAAGACGCGCCATTGGCTTTTTTACGCATGATAGTCGTGCATGAACTTGCTCACCTTCGAGAAAAAGAGCACAACAAATCTTTCTATCAATTATGTTGTCATATGGAACCCAATTATCACCAGTTAGAATTTGATATGCGTTTATACCTAACTCAGATCGATATTTCCCGAAGTTCAAAATACTAG
- a CDS encoding fumarylacetoacetate hydrolase family protein has product MNQITLDGILITPSKVVCVGRNYVEHIHELGNEVPDEMVLFVKPNSAISSSLLASHNGDELHYEGEISFLYQNGKFSAVAFGIDLTKRSIQNVLKSKSLPWERSKAFNGSAVFSEFVSLQPEASLLGLTLSINNTLIQEGDTQLMLYKPDEILAEIQTFMALTDGDIVMTGTPKGVGKIIAGDVYIGTVTQNAKPLISHQWTASV; this is encoded by the coding sequence ATGAATCAAATTACGTTAGATGGAATACTTATAACACCAAGTAAAGTGGTTTGTGTCGGGCGAAATTATGTAGAGCATATCCATGAACTGGGTAATGAAGTGCCAGATGAAATGGTACTATTTGTAAAGCCTAACTCTGCAATATCCTCATCTTTGTTAGCATCACATAATGGGGATGAGCTGCACTATGAAGGGGAGATCTCTTTCCTTTATCAAAATGGTAAGTTCAGTGCCGTGGCGTTCGGCATTGATTTAACAAAACGCAGTATACAAAATGTTTTGAAATCGAAATCTCTTCCGTGGGAGCGAAGCAAAGCGTTTAATGGTTCAGCCGTATTCAGTGAATTTGTATCATTGCAACCTGAAGCGTCTTTATTGGGTTTAACGTTAAGTATCAATAATACGTTGATTCAAGAAGGTGATACTCAATTAATGCTCTATAAGCCCGATGAGATATTAGCTGAAATACAAACTTTCATGGCATTAACGGATGGCGATATCGTGATGACAGGCACACCCAAAGGCGTGGGTAAAATAATCGCGGGTGATGTGTATATCGGTACTGTGACACAAAATGCTAAACCCTTGATTAGTCATCAATGGACAGCAAGCGTTTAG
- a CDS encoding YceI family protein, whose amino-acid sequence MKLLKYIFLSTGIAFVSFSSSVLADWTLSPTDSNINFMSVKNAAVTEVHQFRNVSGSVTDNGDVKISIDLTSVDTAISIRDDRMKEMLFETGLFPVATLSATVDSDALSGLSAGKTMPIEAEFDLDLHGKKQLLTANLQVTGLENGGLLVNSINSIVIDSTAFKLDGGVAALQKVAKLNSIATSVPVNVQLFFMKKN is encoded by the coding sequence ATGAAGCTTTTAAAATATATATTTCTATCAACAGGTATCGCATTCGTCAGCTTTTCATCATCGGTGTTGGCAGATTGGACACTTAGCCCGACAGATTCGAATATTAACTTTATGTCGGTAAAAAATGCAGCAGTAACAGAAGTGCATCAATTTAGAAATGTGAGTGGTTCAGTAACTGATAACGGTGACGTTAAAATCTCGATAGACCTTACTAGTGTCGATACAGCGATATCAATTCGTGATGATCGAATGAAAGAGATGTTATTTGAAACAGGGCTATTCCCTGTTGCGACCCTAAGCGCAACTGTGGATTCTGATGCATTATCAGGCTTGTCTGCTGGAAAAACGATGCCGATTGAGGCTGAGTTTGATCTCGATTTACACGGTAAAAAACAACTATTAACGGCTAACTTGCAAGTGACAGGGCTTGAAAATGGTGGGTTACTAGTTAATTCGATTAACTCTATCGTTATCGATTCTACGGCTTTTAAACTTGATGGAGGTGTGGCTGCATTACAAAAAGTGGCAAAGCTAAATTCAATAGCGACAAGCGTACCTGTAAACGTACAGCTCTTTTTTATGAAAAAGAACTAA